The Pyxidicoccus sp. MSG2 DNA segment TGGCGCGCATCCACCGTGCGGCCGGCGCCGTCCGTCAGCCGCCCCTCGCCGAGGAACTGGAGCAGGGCGTCGAAGATGCGCGGGTGGGCCTTCTCCACCTCGTCGAAGAGCACCACGCAGAAGGGCTGGGTGCGCAGCGCGGTGGTCAGCTCCCCGTCCGGGGCGCCCGGCATGCCGAGCAGCCGGGTGATGCTGGACGCGGACACGAACTCCGACATGTCGAAGCGCACCAGCCGCCCCTCGCTGCCGAAGAGGGTGCGCGCCAGGGCCTTCGCCGTCTCCGTCTTGCCCACGCCGGTGGGGCCCACGAAGAGGTAGGTGGCCAGCGGCTTGTCCGGAGGCTGCAATGAGCGCTGCAGCGTGAGGATGGCATCCACCACCGCGGACACCGCCTCCGGCTGGCCCGCCACCTGCGCGGCCAGTTCGCGCTCCAGCGCCTCGCGCGTCTTCGGCGGCGCGCTGCCCAGCACGAAGTCTGGCAGGCCCGTCTGCTCGCGCATGGCGGAGGTGACGTCCTCCTGCGTGAAGCGGCGCACGCCTCGTTCCTCGGTGCCGGGCCGAGACACCACCCGGCGCAGCAGCCGGACGGCCTTGCCCGGGAAGGCCTCGTGCGCGACGAAGCGCTGCTGCAAGTCCAGCAGCGTCTCCAGCGCCAGAGGGGACAGCCGCACCGCGCCGGCGTGGCTCGCGGCCTCCAACTCCCGCAGTGTGCCCAGCAGGGCGGGCAGCGTGCTGCGCGCGTCCAGCGAGGGCACGTGCACCACGCGGAAGAGCGAGGCGAAGGTGGGGGCCTCCTCGCGCACGCGCTCGAAGCGCTCCGGCGTGGTCTCGGCCAGCACCGTCAATTCGCCGCGCGCCAGGTGCGGCTCAAGGTACTGCGCCACGTTGGTGCGCTCGTTCTGCGTGCGCCCCGCGTAGACGAGCGAGGCCAGGTCGTCCACGTAGAGCAGGTCGCCCACCTCCACCAACTCCTGCACCACGCCGCGCGCGCGCGCCTCCCACTGGCCCACGTACATCATGCCCGCGATGAACTGGTTGCCGTCCACGCGCCACACGTCGCGCCGGTTGCCGGCGGCGTCCTGCCGCGCGGTGAGGCGGCTGACCACCTCGTGGACGAGCGCCGTCTTGCCGGAGCCGGACGGCCCCACCAGGACAATCGCGGCGCCCTCGCGGCCCTCCAGCGCGTCCACCACTTCGCGCACCAGTGCCTCGCGGCCGAAGCAGCGCTCCAGCGTGCCGTCGCGCGCGCCATGGCTCAGGTTGCGCGCCACCGCGCGCAGCTCCACGAGGGACAGGCGGCGGCGGTTGCGGCGGGCCTCGCGCTGCTCGGGCGTCTCCGGGGCGGGCTCGTCCTTCTTCTTCCCGGCGGCCTTGCGGCGGCGGGCCGGGGTGGGCGGCTTGGGCGGCGTCCGGGGAAGGATGGTGGGTGCGTAGGCGTCCACTTCCAGCAACTCCAGCCGCTCGCGTCCGGTGGCCCAGACCTCCTTCAGGTCCGTCAGGTCGCGCTCCAGGCACCAAGTGGCCAGCCGGCGCGCGAGCGCCTGGGGCAGTGCATCCGGGGAGCGGAGCGCGAAGCGGGCTTCGGGCAGCCGGGTGGGCGTCACCACCCAGAAGTCGTCGCGTGGCCACTTCTCCAGCAGCACGCCCAGGCGGCCCTGGAGGACGACGCGCGTGTTCTTCTCGCGGTCCCTCGCCTCCGTGTCCACCTTCACGTGGCGCAGCGCCAGGTGCGGGGGGAACTGGTAGGCCGCCACGTTGGCCGCGGACTCGTTCTCGAAACGCTCCATGACGGCGAGCGCCAATTCATCACGCAGGGTGGAGAGGCTGGGGCCCACGCGGCTCAGCCGGGGCCAGAAGGCGGGCACCCACGCCTGCACCAGTCGTCCGCCGAGCGGTACCACCACCAGGGGCAGCTTGAGGTCCATGGTGTCAGCCCTCCTCCCGCGCGCCGAAGACGCGCCACTGCAACCACGCTTCCACCAGTGCTTCCAGGTCCGGACCTTCCGGCCCGTAGCGCTGCTTCGCGCCAGTGCGCAGGTCCTCCAGCGAGCCGCCCACCATGTCGCTGGTGGAAGGACGCACCCGGCGCACCTCCTGCTTCGTCAGTGACTTCTCCAGGTCCTCCAGCGCCGGCATTGCGTGCAGCGACAGGGGCTGCGGCTCGAAGCGGATGCGCACCAGCGCGGCCTGGCTGCCCTCGACGAAGCGGTGCACGCCGTGCTCGCCCGCGAGCAGCAGTGGCAGCGTGCCGCCGGTGAGCTGCAGCGCATACGCGGCCGGAGGGGGCTTCACCTCTTCCAACGCGGTCTTCTTCTCCCAGCCCCAGAAGAGCGGGGTGTCCTTGCGCGGGGGCTTCGGCTTCTCGCCGTCCTTCGGCTCGGCGGGCCTGAGCAGGGCGCGCTGGAAGGTGATGGACTGCGACGTCGCCCAGGCCTCGTACGCCTTCGCCAGCATGCTCAGGTGCGGCCATGCGCCGCGCCCGGGGACGAGGAAGAGGGTGGCGCCGCGCGAGGAGTGGAAGAGGCTGGCGTAGAGGCGCTCGCGCAGGGGCTGGAAGGTCCGCCTCAACTGGGCGACGTCGCGGGCCATGGACTCCGCCTGTCCCACGGCGCGCGTGAGGTGCGCCTCGAAGAGGAGGTCCTCCACGGCCTCGGCCTGCTGCGCGCAGTCGCGGAAGGCCTTGTCCAGCTCGCGCGCCTCGGACGACTTGCGCGAGGACTCCTCGGCCAGGGCGCGCTCCTCCCAGTAGGCCGGCTGCCGCGACGCCTTGTCGAAGACGGCCAGCTCGCGGCGCAGGGCCAGCATGGGCTCGGAGCGGCTCCAACGCTGCACCTCCGCGCGCAGGGTGGCCGAGTCCTCCAGCACCTTCTCGATGGCCTGCCGTCCCACGCCCTCGGCGTCGCCGCCCACGGCCTCCGCGCGCAGCGAGAGCCCCGCGTCGCCGGCCTCTACGTACAGCTTCACCGCGCCGCCCCGAGGGTGCGCGGCGAGCCACGCCGCCACCGGCACCACCAGTTCCCGCTCCAGCGCGCGCTTGAGGGGCCGGGCGCCGTAGCGCGGGTCGAAGCCGCGAGCCGCCAGCCAGTCCAGCGCGGAAGGGGAGACTTCCAGCCCCGCGTCGTGGAGGGACAGCCCGGGGCGGCGGCACACGGCCTCCACCTCGCGCACCACCAGCCGACGCAGCAGGTCCGCGGACAACGGCGAGAAGACGACGACGTCATCCAGTCGGTTGAACAGCTCCGGACGGAAGAATCGCTGCACCTCGGCGAGGTAGTGCGCGCGCAGGGCGGCGGTGTCGGGCGCGCCGCCGGAGGAGTCGAAGCCCACGCGGGCCCGCCAGGTGTCCGCGCCCAGGTTGCTGGTGAGGACGAGCACCGCGTTGCGGAAGTCGGTGAAGCGGCCGGACGCGTCGGTGAGGCGGCCTTCGCCCAGCACGCCGAGCAGCGCGTCGTGCACGGCGGGGTGGGCCTTCTCCACCTCGTCCAGCAGCACCACGCAGAAGGGCTGGCGGCGCACCGCCGCGGACAGGTGCCCGGGCGTCGCGCCATCCCCCAGCAGGCGCAGCAGTGCGTCCGGGCCGGCGTACTCGCCCATGTCCAGGCGGACCATGCGCTCCTTCGCACCGAAGAGCAGCTCCGCCAGCGCCTTGGACAACTCCGTCTTGCCCACGCCGGTGGGGCCCACGAAGAGCAGCACGCCCAGCGGACGGCGCGTGTCGGCGAGGCCCGCCTTCAGCACGGACACCACGGACGCCGCGCGCTCCACCGCGACCTCCTGCCCCAGCACGCGCGTGGAGAGGAAGGTGCGCACCTGGCCCGCCTCCAGCGGGACGTCGTCGCGCAGGAGCGACTCGGGGATGCCGGACTCGGAGGCGAACTGGCGGATGGCGTCCAGGCGCGTGACGCGCGGCTGCGCGGCGTGCGAGCACGTGGCCAGCAGGCGGCGGAGGAAGGCCACCGCGTTGCCCACCTGCGCGCCGTAGGGCAGGAAGCGGCGGCAGAGGAAGCGCGCCTCGTCGAGCGCCTCGGGCAGCACCTCCAGCGGCTTCGGCCCCGCGTCGTCCTCGGCCACGTGCGCGAGGATGCGGGCCAGCGCATCCGGCGCGGGCTCCTCCACGCGCACCACGGAGAAGAGGCGCGCGAAGCTGGTGTTGCGGCGTTCTACCTGGGCCCACGTCTCCGGCGTGGCCTCGGCCACCACGGACACCTCGCGGGTGGCGAGCAGCGGCAGGAGCAACTGGGCCACGTTCTGGTCGCTGTGGGCGCTCTTGCCCGCGTCCAGCAGGTCCACCGCGTGGCCCAGCGAGAGGAGCGCATGGGACTCGGCGGCCTCGCGGAAGCAGCGCACCACCTGCTGCTGCCAGTCGCCCCACATGCCTTCGCCCGCGATGAGGCGGCTGCCGTCGAGGAAGAAGAAGGGTCGGGCCTTCTCGGACGCGGAGGCGGTGGGGGCGCGCATCGCCTGGGCGAGCGCGTGGAGCACCGCTGTCTTCCCCACGCCCGAAGGGCCCACCAGCACCACGGACTCGGCGTCCTTCGCGGCGAGGCGCGCGCGGAGCAGCGTCACCAGGGCATCCTGCTCGTACGCGGCGTCGAGCTGCCCCTCCTGCGCCAGCTTGTGCCAGGGCACGGCGATGCGGTCCAGCGTGGGCGTGGGCGGCGGCTTCTCCGGCTTCGCGCCCGTGTCGCGGCGGGCGCGGCGGCGGCGAGGCTCCCACGTGTCCAGGTCCAGCGCGTCCTCATCGTCGTCATCCGGGCCGGCGTCCGACTTCTCCGAGGGCGCATCCAGAGGCCGAGGCGGCGGGCGGATGTCCAGGTGGAGCTGGCGCGGGGTGAGGGCGGAGAGCGGCGTGGGCGTGGCCTGCACCTCCAGCTCCACCAGCGACTCGGGCCCGTCCGGGCGCAGCGCGAGCAGGCGCGCGTCGGAGAGTTCCTCCAACTGCTCGCCCAGCCGCTCCGAGGCGTCCTTGGGGAGCGCCTTGCCCTGGAACCAGAGGTGTGTGCCGAGGCGCGGGGCGTGCAGTCCGGTGAAGGACTGGTGCGCGGGGGCGACGACGGCGGAGAAGGGGAGTGGCGAGACGGTGTTGTACTCCGGCCCCCAGACCTTGATGCCCTGGACTTCGAGCGTATGGAGGACGCCATCCGACGTGGCGATGAACTCCGGCACGCGGCGGGGGTGGACGCGGGTGAGCTGGTCATCCAGCGCGAGCGTCAGCTCCTCGGTGGCCTTCTCCAGCGTGTCCGCGTGCACGGCGAGGTGGGGCAGGGCCAGCGGTGTGAGCGTGACGCGCCCGCTGGCATGTCGCTGCACCCAGCATTGGAAACGGAAGTTCATGGAGGGGGCTCACGCTAGCACGGTGGCGCACAGCGACGACGTGGGCTCGGGGGAGCTGACCGAGGCTGGTGAATCAGCCCAGCGGTGGCGTCCCGCAGGCCGTCAATTGGATTCGCGCACGGAGCGCGCCCGCTTGAAGCCGTTCAAGTTGGCGCCATCTGCCACGAAGGGTTCGAGGATCGCTTGAGTGAGGGCCAACGTGAAGCACGTGTCTGACGTTGGTGTCATTGACGTAGTCGACCAGTGCCCGCGGACGTCTATCGTTGAAAACGTAGTGCAGGACAGACCCGGTCACCTCCGGAACGCATATTCCATATACAGTCTCCAGCCGCTGCCGCTGCAGGTATGGCTCCACGCGCAATCGCATGGAGCTGACGTACCCTGGAGGGGCAGTCACAGCCGACGGGGACGTCCATGGACAGGCAGAGGCGGAGGGATGAGTGCGGCGCGCGGAGGCATCGTCGCGCGCTGAGAGAGAGGATTCCCGCGGCAGTGCTACTGGGGTGCCTCGTGCTGGTGCCCAGTGCCAGCCAGGCCCAGAAGCGCGGGACGGTGGAGGCCTATCTACTCTCCGCGACACACTTCTACGAGGAGCTGGAGTACGAGCGGGCACTGAAGCAGCTCGCGCTTGCCAGGAGCGTCTCTGGCGGGGTGGCGGACGACGTGCTCCTGTCCCTCTATGAGGGCATCATCCTGGCCGACCTCACCCGCAACGAGGAGGCCGACGCGGCCTTCCGAGCAGCCCTCGTGCTGTCGCCGGACGCGCAGTTGCCGGCAAAGGTCTCCCCCAAGGTGCAGGTGCGCTTCGAGAGCATGCGTCAGAAGGTGAAGAGCGAATTCAGGGCGCTGGCGGCGAAGCGTGCCGCAGTCCAGGTGCAACCGCCTGCGGCGGAGGTCCCCGCTGCGACGCGAGGGGACGTGCCCGCTCCCGCGCCTTCGGCGCTGTCCACCCCTGCGGCTGTGCCGGCGGCGCAGGTGCGGGCGGGCGACAAACGTGGGAGCCGCGCGTGGCTGCCGGCGGCGGTGGGAGGGGCGCTGGTGGTGGGGGGCGGGGTGTCCTATGCCCTGGCCAGAGGTGAATGGGGAAAGCTGCAGGGCAATGACGCGAGTCTGGCCACCCTCAAGGATGTGGAGCGCAGCAGCTCGCGAGGACGCACCTACCAGGCGGTCGCCTTGGGACTGGCGGGCGCCGGCATCGTGAGTCTGGGGGTATCCGCGGGCATGTACCTGCTGGGGGGCCCCTCTGAGGAAGCGGTGAGCCTTGGTGCGGCTACTGACGGGACGTCGGCCTTCGTCTTCGGGAGGTGGCCATGAGCAGGTACACCCTTCGTCTATTGCTGTTGAGTGCGCTGTGGGGCCTCGCCTCGGGCTGCCTCGACTTCGAGCAGGGACAACGAGACTTCTGCCAGCGCAACCCGGAGCGCTGTGGCACGGGAGCGCCGAATTTCATCGAAGAGCCCAGGTCTTCTTCGTACGTCGAAGGAGGTGGCGAGCTGACCTTCCAAGTCGCTGCGCAGGACCCGAGGGGC contains these protein-coding regions:
- a CDS encoding AAA family ATPase, with the protein product MDLKLPLVVVPLGGRLVQAWVPAFWPRLSRVGPSLSTLRDELALAVMERFENESAANVAAYQFPPHLALRHVKVDTEARDREKNTRVVLQGRLGVLLEKWPRDDFWVVTPTRLPEARFALRSPDALPQALARRLATWCLERDLTDLKEVWATGRERLELLEVDAYAPTILPRTPPKPPTPARRRKAAGKKKDEPAPETPEQREARRNRRRLSLVELRAVARNLSHGARDGTLERCFGREALVREVVDALEGREGAAIVLVGPSGSGKTALVHEVVSRLTARQDAAGNRRDVWRVDGNQFIAGMMYVGQWEARARGVVQELVEVGDLLYVDDLASLVYAGRTQNERTNVAQYLEPHLARGELTVLAETTPERFERVREEAPTFASLFRVVHVPSLDARSTLPALLGTLRELEAASHAGAVRLSPLALETLLDLQQRFVAHEAFPGKAVRLLRRVVSRPGTEERGVRRFTQEDVTSAMREQTGLPDFVLGSAPPKTREALERELAAQVAGQPEAVSAVVDAILTLQRSLQPPDKPLATYLFVGPTGVGKTETAKALARTLFGSEGRLVRFDMSEFVSASSITRLLGMPGAPDGELTTALRTQPFCVVLFDEVEKAHPRIFDALLQFLGEGRLTDGAGRTVDARQAVVVLTSNLGVREAAARTGFARTAESAEAHYLSSVRAFFRPEFFNRLDRVVPFRPLTPAALRVVVEHALESLLSRRGIRRGNVLVEVEPALLDLLVEQAYDPRYGARPLKRALERRLTVPLAHHLVRRGAEDLARVELFRRGDDMGLSVELMVREPAWAPEPDAAVWTLADVSRELEEALARLDALSAREAARPPSGDVHPEAVELVERLERLAAEAVDIRENELAERDFLETEAPVPKELARGMDWSRNPGRGGLRARPAYSSVPQPVSREERLRRCRPRVVALRDEVDWLAHQLACRERGPDVRVVLIEGLGDAPASALEAVVRALPQALGRTAVHEERMEPDGTIAWAAPGSQRPTGVRVRRMAVGLAAFGLAEVLAPLEGYALVETLRGDVVRPAPVRMELMEGDAGLLDDVSKAVASRDAVRAKEREARRAGTAQEQGAGRVVVEGSESGLLHLASRRTPSEALAWAGRVLRRTAREEG
- a CDS encoding AAA family ATPase translates to MNFRFQCWVQRHASGRVTLTPLALPHLAVHADTLEKATEELTLALDDQLTRVHPRRVPEFIATSDGVLHTLEVQGIKVWGPEYNTVSPLPFSAVVAPAHQSFTGLHAPRLGTHLWFQGKALPKDASERLGEQLEELSDARLLALRPDGPESLVELEVQATPTPLSALTPRQLHLDIRPPPRPLDAPSEKSDAGPDDDDEDALDLDTWEPRRRRARRDTGAKPEKPPPTPTLDRIAVPWHKLAQEGQLDAAYEQDALVTLLRARLAAKDAESVVLVGPSGVGKTAVLHALAQAMRAPTASASEKARPFFFLDGSRLIAGEGMWGDWQQQVVRCFREAAESHALLSLGHAVDLLDAGKSAHSDQNVAQLLLPLLATREVSVVAEATPETWAQVERRNTSFARLFSVVRVEEPAPDALARILAHVAEDDAGPKPLEVLPEALDEARFLCRRFLPYGAQVGNAVAFLRRLLATCSHAAQPRVTRLDAIRQFASESGIPESLLRDDVPLEAGQVRTFLSTRVLGQEVAVERAASVVSVLKAGLADTRRPLGVLLFVGPTGVGKTELSKALAELLFGAKERMVRLDMGEYAGPDALLRLLGDGATPGHLSAAVRRQPFCVVLLDEVEKAHPAVHDALLGVLGEGRLTDASGRFTDFRNAVLVLTSNLGADTWRARVGFDSSGGAPDTAALRAHYLAEVQRFFRPELFNRLDDVVVFSPLSADLLRRLVVREVEAVCRRPGLSLHDAGLEVSPSALDWLAARGFDPRYGARPLKRALERELVVPVAAWLAAHPRGGAVKLYVEAGDAGLSLRAEAVGGDAEGVGRQAIEKVLEDSATLRAEVQRWSRSEPMLALRRELAVFDKASRQPAYWEERALAEESSRKSSEARELDKAFRDCAQQAEAVEDLLFEAHLTRAVGQAESMARDVAQLRRTFQPLRERLYASLFHSSRGATLFLVPGRGAWPHLSMLAKAYEAWATSQSITFQRALLRPAEPKDGEKPKPPRKDTPLFWGWEKKTALEEVKPPPAAYALQLTGGTLPLLLAGEHGVHRFVEGSQAALVRIRFEPQPLSLHAMPALEDLEKSLTKQEVRRVRPSTSDMVGGSLEDLRTGAKQRYGPEGPDLEALVEAWLQWRVFGAREEG